The following proteins are co-located in the Apium graveolens cultivar Ventura chromosome 5, ASM990537v1, whole genome shotgun sequence genome:
- the LOC141659189 gene encoding squamosa promoter-binding-like protein 7 isoform X2: protein MHNSPQSQPQTTEIDSIAIQMFNDDDDHHHPATSSYLWDWTDFLDFDQFTSPPFPPPPPELPPPPPELPPTLPELPPPPPEQSPEPTNSDKIRKRDPRLVCSNFLAGRVPCACPELDAKLAEMEEEEEIGPGKKKARTVRVGPSGFRCQVPNCGVDISELKGYHKRHKVCLGCANAISVFIDEENKRYCQQCGKFHILSDFDEGKRSCRRKLERHNNRRRRKSTDPKGLPEGDAQPLLSAEDAGCDDVTVGVSLNNQEVEKEALLDVERPASLLCSAPSSQNIQSDSGISLAGSGETLCDEEKEKCNQSPSYNDNKNVFSSVCPTGRISFKLYDWNPAEFPRRLRHQIFQWLASMPVELEGYVRPGCTILTVFIAMPDSMWVKLCGDPVASIQSLVAPASMLFGKGSFYVYLNNVIFRVLKDSTSVVKVQVKTEAPKLHYVHPTCFEAGKPMEFLVCGSNLLQPKFRLLVSFSGDYLSYDDISYSSLKNIEDDDTCRALDHQLLKICVPRTESNLFGPAFIEVENESGVSNFIPILIGDQLICSEMNILQRKLDTSLRLRGFQFAAAISSSSCDISILRQKYFSDFILDVAWLLKGSPLENKQKILTTSHIQRFNGLLKFLIENQSFVILERVAYHVKIRVYDSLISGVSDADMKLCKKNINDANARLSQKFQRKDVIMEENKFNSLTASTSLDKSETAPLLNAEVIMSVNNLKEQQKMSYNLLNTNTILPARPLFFLVSAVAVCFGVCAIVFHPQTVGEIAVTIRRCLFNHS from the exons ATGCACAATTCACCACAGTCACAGCCGCAAACAACAGAAATAGACTCAATCGCAATCCAAATGTTCAACGACGACGACGACCACCACCACCCCGCCACTTCATCATATCTCTGGGACTGGACCGACTTTCTCGACTTTGATCAATTCACTTCCCCTCCTTTTCCACCTCCCCCGCCGGAATTACCTCCTCCACCGCCGGAATTACCTCCTACACTGCCGGAATTACCTCCCCCACCGCCGGAGCAATCGCCGGAACCTACTAATTCTGATAAGATCCGAAAACGTGATCCACGGCTAGTATGTTCCAATTTTTTAGCGGGTCGGGTCCCCTGTGCGTGTCCGGAGCTGGATGCGAAACTAGCGGAgatggaagaagaagaagagattGGACCGGGGAAGAAAAAGGCCAGGACGGTTCGGGTTGGACCGAGTGGCTTTCGATGTCAAGTTCCGAATTGTGGTGTCGACATTAGTGAATTGAAAGGGTATCATAAGAGGCATAAGGTTTGTTTAGGATGCGCGAATGCGATTAGTGTGTTTATTGACGAGGAGAATAAGAGATACTGTCAGCAGTGTGGCAA GTTCCACATTCTGTCAGACTTTGATGAAGGTAAGCGCAGTTGTAGACGGAAACTGGAGCGCCACAATAATAGGCGCCGAAGAAAATCTACTGATCCCAAGGGCCTCCCTGAAGGAGATGCTCAACCGCTTCTATCGGCTGAAGATGCTGGTTGTGATGATGTGACTGTTGGAG TCTCCTTGAACAATCAGGAGGTAGAAAAGGAAGCATTGCTGGATGTCGAAAGACCTGCATCTTTACTCTGCTCAGCTCCTAGTTCTCAAAATATCCAGAGTGATAGCGGTATATCACTTGCAGGCTCTGGTGAAACTCTGTGTGATGAGGAAAAAGAAAAGTGTAATCAGTCTCCATCCTATAATGACAATAAAAATGTTTTCTCCTCTGTG TGTCCAACTGGCCGGATCTCCTTCAAGCTTTATGATTGGAATCCTGCTGAGTTCCCTCGGCGACTTCGACACCAA ATTTTTCAGTGGTTGGCCAGCATGCCAGTTGAGTTGGAGGGATATGTCCGTCCTGGTTGTACAATCTTGACTGTCTTCATAGCAATGCCAGACTCAATGTGGGTTAAG TTGTGCGGAGATCCCGTGGCTTCTATACAGAGCCTTGTTGCACCTGCAAGTATGCTTTTCGGAAAGGGCAGCTTTTATGTTTACCTAAACAACGTTATATTTCGTGTTCTGAAAG ATAGTACATCTGTAGTGAAAGTCCAGGTGAAAACAGAGGCTCCCAAGCTACACTATGTTCATCCTACATGCTTTGAGGCCGGCAAGCCCATGGAATTTCTCGTTTGTGGAAGTAATCTGCTTCAACCCAAATTTCG GCTTCTTGTATCTTTTTCTGGGGATTATCTTTCATATGATGATATTTCCTATTCATCATTGAAAAATATAGAAGACGATGACACATGCAGAGCTCTTGACCACCAGTTGCTCAAAATTTGTGTTCCTCGAACTGAATCAAATCTTTTTGGGCCTGCTTTCATCGAG GTCGAGAATGAATCTGGTGTGTCGAACTTCATTCCCATACTTATTGGCGATCAACTTATATGCTCTGAAATGAATATATTGCAGCGTAAACTTGATACATCTCTTCGGTTAAGAGGATTTCAATTTGCAGCTGCAATTTCTAGTTCTTCATGTGATATTTCCATTTTAAGGCAGAAGTACTTCTCCGACTTTATTCTAGATGTCGCGTGGTTGCTCAAGGGGTCACCTTTAGAAAATAAGCAAAAAATCTTGACGACTTCTCATATACAACGGTTTAATGGTTTATTAAAATTCCTCATAGAAAATCAGTCTTTTGTCATATTGGAAAGAGTAGCTTACCATGTGAAGATCAGAGTGTACGATAGCTTGATCTCTGGTGTTAGTGATGCTGACATGAAGCTGTGTAAGAAGAATATTAATGACGCTAATGCCAGGCTTTCTCAGAAGTTTCAGCGCAAG GATGTAATAATGGAGGAAAACAAGTTTAATAGTCTAACTGCTTCTACATCCCTTGATAAAAGCGAAACTGCTCCTCTGTTAAATGCGGAGGTCATCATGAGTGTCAACAATTTGAAAGAACAGCAGAAGATGTCTTACAATCTCTTAAATACAAATACGATTTTGCCTGCTCGTCCGCTATTTTTTCTAGTATCTGCTGTTGCTGTTTGTTTTGGAGTTTGTGCTATAGTTTTTCATCCCCAGACGGTTGGTGAAATAGCAGTAACTATCCGAAGGTGCTTGTTTAACCACTCGTAA
- the LOC141659189 gene encoding squamosa promoter-binding-like protein 7 isoform X1 has product MHNSPQSQPQTTEIDSIAIQMFNDDDDHHHPATSSYLWDWTDFLDFDQFTSPPFPPPPPELPPPPPELPPTLPELPPPPPEQSPEPTNSDKIRKRDPRLVCSNFLAGRVPCACPELDAKLAEMEEEEEIGPGKKKARTVRVGPSGFRCQVPNCGVDISELKGYHKRHKVCLGCANAISVFIDEENKRYCQQCGKFHILSDFDEGKRSCRRKLERHNNRRRRKSTDPKGLPEGDAQPLLSAEDAGCDDVTVGVSLNNQEVEKEALLDVERPASLLCSAPSSQNIQSDSGISLAGSGETLCDEEKEKCNQSPSYNDNKNVFSSVCPTGRISFKLYDWNPAEFPRRLRHQIFQWLASMPVELEGYVRPGCTILTVFIAMPDSMWVKLCGDPVASIQSLVAPASMLFGKGSFYVYLNNVIFRVLKDSTSVVKVQVKTEAPKLHYVHPTCFEAGKPMEFLVCGSNLLQPKFRLLVSFSGDYLSYDDISYSSLKNIEDDDTCRALDHQLLKICVPRTESNLFGPAFIEVENESGVSNFIPILIGDQLICSEMNILQRKLDTSLRLRGFQFAAAISSSSCDISILRQKYFSDFILDVAWLLKGSPLENKQKILTTSHIQRFNGLLKFLIENQSFVILERVAYHVKIRVYDSLISGVSDADMKLCKKNINDANARLSQKFQRKVNYAVPVINYVSQGDYLEASSKIDMFPYVPVTNQDVIMEENKFNSLTASTSLDKSETAPLLNAEVIMSVNNLKEQQKMSYNLLNTNTILPARPLFFLVSAVAVCFGVCAIVFHPQTVGEIAVTIRRCLFNHS; this is encoded by the exons ATGCACAATTCACCACAGTCACAGCCGCAAACAACAGAAATAGACTCAATCGCAATCCAAATGTTCAACGACGACGACGACCACCACCACCCCGCCACTTCATCATATCTCTGGGACTGGACCGACTTTCTCGACTTTGATCAATTCACTTCCCCTCCTTTTCCACCTCCCCCGCCGGAATTACCTCCTCCACCGCCGGAATTACCTCCTACACTGCCGGAATTACCTCCCCCACCGCCGGAGCAATCGCCGGAACCTACTAATTCTGATAAGATCCGAAAACGTGATCCACGGCTAGTATGTTCCAATTTTTTAGCGGGTCGGGTCCCCTGTGCGTGTCCGGAGCTGGATGCGAAACTAGCGGAgatggaagaagaagaagagattGGACCGGGGAAGAAAAAGGCCAGGACGGTTCGGGTTGGACCGAGTGGCTTTCGATGTCAAGTTCCGAATTGTGGTGTCGACATTAGTGAATTGAAAGGGTATCATAAGAGGCATAAGGTTTGTTTAGGATGCGCGAATGCGATTAGTGTGTTTATTGACGAGGAGAATAAGAGATACTGTCAGCAGTGTGGCAA GTTCCACATTCTGTCAGACTTTGATGAAGGTAAGCGCAGTTGTAGACGGAAACTGGAGCGCCACAATAATAGGCGCCGAAGAAAATCTACTGATCCCAAGGGCCTCCCTGAAGGAGATGCTCAACCGCTTCTATCGGCTGAAGATGCTGGTTGTGATGATGTGACTGTTGGAG TCTCCTTGAACAATCAGGAGGTAGAAAAGGAAGCATTGCTGGATGTCGAAAGACCTGCATCTTTACTCTGCTCAGCTCCTAGTTCTCAAAATATCCAGAGTGATAGCGGTATATCACTTGCAGGCTCTGGTGAAACTCTGTGTGATGAGGAAAAAGAAAAGTGTAATCAGTCTCCATCCTATAATGACAATAAAAATGTTTTCTCCTCTGTG TGTCCAACTGGCCGGATCTCCTTCAAGCTTTATGATTGGAATCCTGCTGAGTTCCCTCGGCGACTTCGACACCAA ATTTTTCAGTGGTTGGCCAGCATGCCAGTTGAGTTGGAGGGATATGTCCGTCCTGGTTGTACAATCTTGACTGTCTTCATAGCAATGCCAGACTCAATGTGGGTTAAG TTGTGCGGAGATCCCGTGGCTTCTATACAGAGCCTTGTTGCACCTGCAAGTATGCTTTTCGGAAAGGGCAGCTTTTATGTTTACCTAAACAACGTTATATTTCGTGTTCTGAAAG ATAGTACATCTGTAGTGAAAGTCCAGGTGAAAACAGAGGCTCCCAAGCTACACTATGTTCATCCTACATGCTTTGAGGCCGGCAAGCCCATGGAATTTCTCGTTTGTGGAAGTAATCTGCTTCAACCCAAATTTCG GCTTCTTGTATCTTTTTCTGGGGATTATCTTTCATATGATGATATTTCCTATTCATCATTGAAAAATATAGAAGACGATGACACATGCAGAGCTCTTGACCACCAGTTGCTCAAAATTTGTGTTCCTCGAACTGAATCAAATCTTTTTGGGCCTGCTTTCATCGAG GTCGAGAATGAATCTGGTGTGTCGAACTTCATTCCCATACTTATTGGCGATCAACTTATATGCTCTGAAATGAATATATTGCAGCGTAAACTTGATACATCTCTTCGGTTAAGAGGATTTCAATTTGCAGCTGCAATTTCTAGTTCTTCATGTGATATTTCCATTTTAAGGCAGAAGTACTTCTCCGACTTTATTCTAGATGTCGCGTGGTTGCTCAAGGGGTCACCTTTAGAAAATAAGCAAAAAATCTTGACGACTTCTCATATACAACGGTTTAATGGTTTATTAAAATTCCTCATAGAAAATCAGTCTTTTGTCATATTGGAAAGAGTAGCTTACCATGTGAAGATCAGAGTGTACGATAGCTTGATCTCTGGTGTTAGTGATGCTGACATGAAGCTGTGTAAGAAGAATATTAATGACGCTAATGCCAGGCTTTCTCAGAAGTTTCAGCGCAAGGTAAACTATGCAGTGCCAGTTATAAATTATGTTTCCCAAGGAGATTATTTGGAGGCAAGCTCTAAAATAGACATGTTTCCTTACGTTCCTGTTACTAATCAG GATGTAATAATGGAGGAAAACAAGTTTAATAGTCTAACTGCTTCTACATCCCTTGATAAAAGCGAAACTGCTCCTCTGTTAAATGCGGAGGTCATCATGAGTGTCAACAATTTGAAAGAACAGCAGAAGATGTCTTACAATCTCTTAAATACAAATACGATTTTGCCTGCTCGTCCGCTATTTTTTCTAGTATCTGCTGTTGCTGTTTGTTTTGGAGTTTGTGCTATAGTTTTTCATCCCCAGACGGTTGGTGAAATAGCAGTAACTATCCGAAGGTGCTTGTTTAACCACTCGTAA